One stretch of Nitratiruptor tergarcus DSM 16512 DNA includes these proteins:
- the nfo gene encoding deoxyribonuclease IV yields MSKFVGAHVSASGGVENAPKNAQKIGAKAFALFTKNQRQWKAKPLTSESIEKFNEYVEKVGIEKKHILPHDSYLINLGHPEDEKWQKSLDAFIDEVQRCEQLGLDKLNFHPGSHLKKISEEECLDRISEAMNETLKQSSSVTLVIENTAGQGSNLGYKFEHLRYLIDKSIDKSRVGVCLDTAHMFAAGYDLRTKEAYEKTMQEFDKIVGFQYLRGMHINDSKAKFASRVDRHHSLGKGEIGLDAFRFIMQDERIKDIPLILETIDDTIWDKEIALLYSFMES; encoded by the coding sequence TTGAGTAAATTTGTAGGTGCGCATGTAAGTGCCAGTGGAGGAGTAGAAAATGCTCCTAAAAATGCACAAAAGATAGGTGCGAAAGCCTTTGCACTCTTTACAAAAAATCAGCGACAGTGGAAAGCTAAACCTTTGACAAGTGAGAGTATTGAAAAATTTAATGAGTATGTGGAAAAGGTTGGTATTGAAAAAAAACATATATTGCCACATGATAGTTATCTCATTAATCTAGGCCATCCAGAAGATGAGAAGTGGCAAAAGAGCTTAGATGCATTTATAGATGAAGTACAACGTTGCGAGCAGTTAGGACTTGATAAGCTCAACTTTCATCCCGGAAGTCACCTTAAAAAGATAAGTGAAGAGGAGTGTTTGGATCGTATTAGTGAGGCTATGAATGAGACGCTCAAGCAAAGTAGCTCTGTGACACTTGTGATTGAAAATACAGCGGGACAGGGAAGCAATTTAGGATACAAATTTGAACATCTACGCTATCTTATCGATAAATCTATTGATAAATCACGTGTTGGAGTATGTCTTGATACTGCGCATATGTTTGCAGCTGGGTATGATTTGCGCACAAAAGAGGCTTATGAAAAGACAATGCAAGAGTTTGATAAGATTGTTGGATTTCAGTATCTACGGGGAATGCACATTAACGATTCTAAAGCCAAATTTGCAAGCCGAGTAGATCGCCACCACTCTCTTGGCAAAGGGGAGATCGGTCTTGATGCATTTCGTTTTATCATGCAAGATGAGCGCATCAAAGATATCCCCTTGATTTTAGAAACGATTGATGATACTATCTGGGACAAAGAGATAGCACTTTTATATTCTTTTATGGAGAGTTAA
- the tviB gene encoding Vi polysaccharide biosynthesis UDP-N-acetylglucosamine C-6 dehydrogenase TviB: MKLAIIGLGYVGLPLAVEFGKKYKTIGFDINVKRIEELQNGIDRTLEVSKEELQEAKNLSFTSSIDEIKDANIYIITVPTPIDEHKNPDLTPLIMASRTVGRVLKKGDIVIYESTVFPGCTEEVCVPELERESGLIFNKDFFCGYSPERINPGDKKHRLPTIKKVTSGSTPEIAKKVDELYKSIITAGTHLAPSIKIAEAAKVIENAQRDINIAFVNELALIFDRLDIDTLDVLEAAGTKWNFLPFRPGLVGGHCIGVDPYYLAYKAKEVGYHPQIILAGRRTNDEMGIFVANKVVKLLIHKGHKVKGSKALVLGITFKENCPDIRNSRVIDVINELQDFGIEVDVYDPWAESEEVKREYNLELLTNEPNFAEYDSIVLAVAHEQFRKLDYQKIPKSSVVFDIKGVLPKDIVDKRL; the protein is encoded by the coding sequence TTGAAACTGGCCATCATCGGCCTCGGTTACGTAGGCCTGCCATTAGCAGTAGAGTTTGGCAAAAAGTATAAAACTATTGGATTTGATATTAATGTCAAGAGAATCGAAGAGCTACAAAACGGCATAGATAGAACATTAGAAGTAAGTAAAGAAGAACTCCAAGAAGCTAAAAACCTCTCATTTACCTCTTCAATAGATGAGATTAAAGATGCAAATATCTATATCATCACTGTTCCAACCCCCATAGATGAGCATAAAAATCCAGATCTTACTCCTCTCATCATGGCTAGTAGAACAGTTGGCAGAGTATTGAAAAAAGGTGATATTGTTATCTATGAATCTACTGTCTTTCCAGGATGTACTGAAGAGGTGTGTGTACCAGAATTAGAGCGTGAAAGTGGTCTTATATTTAATAAAGATTTTTTCTGTGGCTACTCTCCAGAGAGAATCAATCCAGGAGATAAAAAACATCGCCTTCCAACTATTAAAAAGGTAACAAGTGGCAGTACTCCAGAAATTGCAAAAAAGGTAGATGAGCTCTATAAAAGTATCATCACAGCCGGAACTCATCTAGCACCAAGCATCAAAATAGCAGAGGCTGCAAAAGTGATAGAAAATGCTCAAAGAGATATTAATATCGCATTTGTTAATGAACTGGCTTTAATTTTTGATAGATTAGATATAGATACACTCGATGTATTAGAAGCTGCTGGCACAAAATGGAACTTTCTACCCTTTCGTCCAGGTCTTGTTGGAGGACACTGCATTGGAGTAGATCCCTATTACTTGGCTTATAAAGCAAAAGAGGTAGGATACCATCCACAAATAATACTTGCTGGTAGAAGAACCAACGATGAGATGGGCATCTTTGTAGCCAATAAAGTAGTAAAACTCCTCATCCATAAAGGACACAAAGTAAAGGGGAGCAAAGCATTAGTACTTGGAATAACCTTTAAAGAGAACTGTCCGGATATTAGAAATAGTAGAGTCATTGATGTCATTAACGAACTGCAAGATTTTGGCATTGAAGTAGATGTATATGATCCTTGGGCAGAGAGTGAGGAAGTCAAAAGAGAATATAACCTTGAGCTTTTAACAAACGAGCCAAACTTTGCAGAGTATGACTCAATTGTTTTAGCTGTAGCCCATGAGCAGTTTAGAAAGCTTGATTATCAAAAGATACCGAAATCAAGTGTGGTTTTTGATATTAAGGGTGTGCTGCCAAAAGATATAGTGGATAAAAGGCTTTGA